From Echinicola soli, a single genomic window includes:
- a CDS encoding SDR family oxidoreductase has protein sequence MPKSILVTGGTKGIGKAIIRRFATEGFAIFTCARSQEDLEQLKVEIESDFPAVQFGFKSADLSKKEEVKALAEAVKEAFIPDVLVNNTGVFLPGAIHDEPDGNLELMMQTNLYSAYYLVREFAREMIARKSGHIFSMGSIAGLTAYANGGSYAISKWAMRGMTQCLRQELMPHQIKVTSVMPGATFTASWEGVDIPEERFMKAVDVAESVWAAYNLSPQSVVEEIVIRPQLGDL, from the coding sequence ATGCCAAAAAGTATATTAGTAACAGGAGGAACAAAGGGGATCGGCAAGGCGATCATCCGCCGATTTGCGACGGAGGGATTTGCTATTTTTACCTGTGCGAGGAGTCAAGAAGACCTTGAGCAGTTGAAAGTGGAGATAGAGAGCGATTTTCCCGCAGTCCAGTTTGGTTTTAAGTCCGCTGATTTGTCCAAAAAAGAGGAAGTGAAAGCATTGGCCGAAGCCGTGAAAGAAGCGTTTATCCCCGATGTGCTGGTCAATAATACCGGGGTTTTTCTACCGGGTGCTATCCATGATGAGCCGGATGGGAACTTGGAGCTGATGATGCAGACCAACCTGTACAGTGCCTATTACCTGGTGCGGGAGTTTGCCCGGGAGATGATTGCCCGTAAGTCTGGGCACATCTTTTCGATGGGATCCATCGCCGGTTTGACAGCATATGCCAATGGCGGCAGCTACGCCATCTCCAAGTGGGCCATGCGGGGAATGACCCAATGCCTGCGCCAAGAGCTGATGCCGCATCAGATCAAGGTGACCTCGGTCATGCCGGGGGCAACCTTTACGGCCAGCTGGGAAGGGGTGGATATTCCTGAAGAGCGTTTTATGAAAGCCGTGGATGTGGCCGAGTCAGTATGGGCTGCATATAACCTTTCGCCCCAATCGGTAGTTGAAGAGATAGTCATCAGGCCTCAATTGGGAGACTTGTAA